From Canis lupus baileyi chromosome 16, mCanLup2.hap1, whole genome shotgun sequence, a single genomic window includes:
- the CCL5 gene encoding C-C motif chemokine 5 — MKVSAATFAILLATATFCAPASASPYASDTTPCCFAYISGRLPFTHVQEYFYTSSKCSMPAVVFVTRKHRQVCANPQKKWVREYINSLEMS; from the exons ATGAAGGTCTCCGCAGCTACCTTTGCAATCCTCCTCGCCACTGCTACCTTCtgtgctcctgcctctgcctccccat ATGCCTCAGACACCACACCCTGCTGCTTTGCCTACATTTCCGGCCGACTACCCTTCACCCACGTCCAGGAGTATTTCTACACCAGCAGCAAGTGCTCCATGCCAGCAGTCGT CTTTGTCACCCGAAAGCACCGCCAGGTGTGTGCCAACCCACAGAAGAAATGGGTGCGGGAGTACATCAACTCTTTGGAGATGAGTTAG